The Coleofasciculus chthonoplastes PCC 7420 genome includes a window with the following:
- the bicA gene encoding bicarbonate transporter BicA: protein MQITNQIHVRNLKGDIFGGLTAAVVALPMALAFGIASGAGAAAGLWGAILVGFFAALFGGTPSLISEPTGPMTVILTAVIAGLQANNPDNYLALAFTVVMMAGVFQIIFGVLRLGRYITMLPYNVISGFMTGIGVILIFLQLAPFLGQETPPGGVLGVIQNLPTLITNIDPWETILGAITLAILFFYPSQFKKVMPPQLVALVIGTAISLIFFSGVEIRTIGTIGEITPGLPELQMPAFTPGNARLMFVNAIVLATVGSIDCLLTCLVSESLTRQDCKSNKELVGQGVANLITGLCGGIAGSGATTATVVNIQAGGRTALSGICRALVLFIVVLWAAPLTSVIPLAVLAGIVLKVGMNIIDWGFLKRVHKISWKAAGIVYGVVLLTVFVDLMIAVAVGVFIANILTIENLSKLQSNAVKAITDADDQIVLTDEEKHILDVANGRVLLFHLSGPMIFGVAKAISREHNAIVNYDVLIVDLGEVPILGVTSSLAIENAIQEAIDEGREVIVVGATGKIKSRLEKLGIAGLIPGHHWMGDRLTALQEGLAIVREKQGFSYEEKGDQFTSSQA, encoded by the coding sequence ATGCAAATAACCAATCAAATTCACGTTCGTAACCTCAAAGGAGATATTTTTGGCGGGTTGACGGCGGCTGTTGTTGCCTTACCCATGGCATTAGCCTTCGGAATCGCTTCGGGCGCTGGTGCGGCGGCGGGGTTGTGGGGGGCAATATTAGTTGGATTTTTTGCCGCTTTATTTGGGGGTACACCGAGCCTTATCTCTGAACCAACCGGTCCAATGACGGTTATTTTAACCGCTGTAATTGCTGGACTTCAAGCGAATAATCCGGACAATTATCTCGCCCTGGCATTTACTGTGGTGATGATGGCAGGAGTCTTTCAAATTATCTTTGGGGTATTACGATTGGGGCGATATATTACGATGTTGCCCTATAACGTTATTTCCGGATTTATGACCGGAATTGGCGTGATTCTAATTTTTCTGCAACTGGCTCCTTTTTTGGGACAAGAAACCCCACCAGGGGGTGTCTTGGGTGTAATCCAAAATCTGCCTACTTTAATCACAAATATCGATCCTTGGGAAACAATTTTAGGAGCCATCACCTTAGCGATTCTGTTCTTTTACCCGTCCCAATTTAAAAAAGTGATGCCGCCTCAATTGGTGGCTTTAGTGATTGGGACAGCCATTTCGCTGATTTTCTTTAGTGGTGTTGAGATTCGCACAATTGGCACGATTGGAGAAATTACACCGGGTTTGCCTGAGCTACAAATGCCTGCTTTTACACCCGGAAATGCGCGGTTAATGTTCGTTAATGCAATTGTGTTGGCGACAGTAGGTTCTATCGATTGCCTATTAACCTGTCTCGTGTCCGAAAGTCTAACTCGACAAGACTGCAAGTCCAACAAAGAGTTAGTTGGTCAAGGTGTTGCTAATTTAATTACGGGTCTATGTGGTGGGATCGCCGGGTCTGGAGCAACAACAGCGACGGTGGTGAATATCCAAGCGGGTGGACGCACGGCGTTATCGGGTATTTGCCGTGCTTTAGTGCTTTTCATCGTGGTGTTGTGGGCGGCTCCTTTAACCTCTGTTATTCCCCTCGCTGTCTTAGCTGGAATTGTTTTAAAAGTTGGGATGAATATCATTGATTGGGGCTTTCTCAAGCGGGTTCACAAAATCTCTTGGAAAGCAGCAGGGATTGTCTATGGTGTGGTACTGCTAACGGTGTTTGTGGATTTAATGATCGCTGTAGCCGTTGGGGTATTTATCGCGAATATATTAACCATCGAAAACCTATCAAAACTACAATCAAATGCAGTTAAAGCGATTACTGATGCGGATGATCAGATTGTTCTCACTGATGAGGAAAAGCACATTTTAGATGTGGCGAATGGGCGAGTTTTACTGTTCCATCTAAGTGGACCGATGATTTTTGGTGTCGCCAAAGCTATTTCCAGAGAACACAACGCCATTGTCAATTATGATGTTTTGATCGTCGATTTAGGTGAAGTTCCTATCCTGGGCGTAACGTCTTCCTTGGCGATCGAAAATGCGATTCAAGAGGCGATCGATGAAGGACGAGAGGTGATTGTTGTTGGCGCAACTGGGAAGATAAAGAGTCGGTTAGAAAAGTTAGGCATTGCTGGTTTAATTCCCGGACATCACTGGATGGGCGATCGCTTGACAGCACTGCAAGAAGGTTTAGCGATCGTTCGTGAAAAACAAGGCTTCAGCTATGAGGAAAAGGGAGACCAGTTCACCAGTTCTCAGGCTTAA